Proteins from a genomic interval of Methanoplanus endosymbiosus:
- a CDS encoding RNase J family beta-CASP ribonuclease encodes MEVEIIAVGGYGEVGRNMTAVRVGKDIVIFDMGLRLDQIMIHEDAEVENMHSLDLIEMKAIPDDTIMNTVEGSVKAIVCTHGHLDHIGAIPKLAHRYNAPIIGTPYTAKLIEQQIEGEKKFGVNNKVFALNAGKKYRYQITPDISLEFVNVQHSIIDTAMAVLHTPAGIIVYANDFKLDRTPVLGNPPDFARMAELGREGVLALIVESTNVSLPGRCPSEKVAHKLVRDVMTSYEDDKCAMMVSTFSSHIARVKTIAECAHEIGRKPVLLGRSMERYSSTAEQMKLVGFPDTVSMYGNRKTVDRMFRRIMKEGKDKYVPIVTGHQGEPGAILTRLAAGNTPYRVDKGDKIMYSAKIIPNPMNYGQRYHQETFLKMKGARIFEELHVSGHAQKEDHYEVIHLFNPQHIIPSHGDIDMTGAYVRFAEDCGYTLNNDIHILRNGMRVNVSK; translated from the coding sequence ATGGAAGTAGAAATAATTGCCGTGGGCGGTTATGGAGAAGTCGGACGTAATATGACAGCCGTCCGCGTAGGAAAGGATATAGTAATTTTTGATATGGGTCTTCGCCTTGACCAGATAATGATTCATGAGGATGCTGAAGTAGAAAATATGCATTCCCTTGATCTCATTGAGATGAAGGCTATTCCTGATGACACTATTATGAATACTGTCGAGGGCAGTGTGAAGGCTATAGTCTGCACACACGGACATCTTGACCATATCGGTGCAATTCCAAAGCTTGCGCACCGCTATAATGCCCCAATCATCGGAACACCCTACACAGCAAAACTTATCGAACAGCAGATTGAAGGCGAGAAGAAGTTTGGTGTCAATAATAAGGTATTCGCGCTGAATGCCGGAAAGAAGTACAGGTACCAGATAACTCCGGATATAAGCCTTGAATTTGTCAATGTCCAGCACAGTATAATTGATACTGCAATGGCGGTTTTACATACCCCTGCCGGAATTATTGTATATGCAAACGATTTCAAGCTTGACAGAACACCAGTGCTTGGAAACCCGCCGGACTTTGCCAGAATGGCAGAACTTGGGCGTGAGGGTGTTTTAGCACTCATTGTTGAGAGTACAAATGTAAGCCTTCCGGGAAGATGCCCAAGTGAGAAGGTTGCCCATAAGCTTGTCAGGGATGTTATGACAAGTTATGAGGATGATAAATGCGCCATGATGGTCAGCACTTTTTCATCCCATATCGCCCGTGTAAAGACCATTGCAGAGTGTGCCCATGAGATCGGCAGAAAACCTGTGCTGCTCGGACGGTCAATGGAGAGATATTCCTCAACAGCAGAGCAGATGAAGCTGGTAGGATTTCCGGATACTGTCTCAATGTATGGCAACAGGAAGACTGTTGACCGGATGTTCAGAAGGATTATGAAGGAGGGCAAGGACAAGTACGTGCCAATCGTCACCGGACATCAGGGTGAGCCGGGTGCAATATTAACAAGGCTTGCAGCCGGAAATACGCCTTACAGGGTCGATAAAGGTGATAAGATCATGTACAGTGCAAAGATTATTCCTAATCCGATGAACTATGGTCAGAGATATCATCAGGAGACATTCCTGAAGATGAAGGGTGCACGTATCTTTGAAGAGCTTCACGTGAGCGGTCACGCCCAGAAGGAAGATCATTATGAGGTGATTCATCTCTTCAATCCGCAGCATATCATCCCGTCCCACGGTGATATTGATATGACCGGGGCATATGTCCGGTTTGCAGAGGATTGCGGATATACCTTAAATAATGATATACACATCTTAAGAAACGGTATGAGAGTAAATGTCAGTAAATAA
- a CDS encoding isopentenyl phosphate kinase: MTVREVIILKLGGSVITDKSGRCMIDEERISAVAKEISVRKEIFPVIIHGAGSCGHPEAKEHHIDKGLDPNNKSGIFITHAAVRKLNERVVDALRASGVEAVGIHPLDACTAKNGRLISFELGPVEMLVRHGIVPVLHGDVVMDLGQGACIVSGDQLVSYLAGNMAVDRIGLATNVSGVLKDGSVIETIDSESIADLTFNDSGNTDVTGGMKGKIEELLLLSEAGITSSIFHIDRLGDFLDGRSHGGTVVTKSR, translated from the coding sequence ATGACAGTTAGAGAAGTGATTATTCTGAAACTGGGTGGCAGTGTCATCACTGACAAATCCGGGCGATGCATGATCGATGAAGAGAGGATTTCTGCGGTTGCAAAAGAGATTTCCGTCAGAAAGGAGATCTTTCCGGTTATCATCCACGGTGCAGGATCATGTGGTCATCCGGAAGCGAAGGAACATCATATTGATAAAGGCCTGGATCCTAATAATAAATCAGGTATATTTATCACTCATGCGGCAGTCAGGAAACTGAATGAGAGAGTGGTAGATGCGCTTCGTGCCAGTGGAGTGGAGGCAGTAGGCATTCACCCGCTTGATGCATGTACCGCAAAAAACGGACGTCTAATATCATTTGAGCTTGGTCCTGTTGAAATGCTGGTTCGTCATGGCATTGTCCCTGTTCTGCATGGGGATGTTGTGATGGACCTGGGTCAGGGTGCCTGTATTGTATCAGGCGATCAACTTGTCAGTTACCTTGCAGGGAATATGGCAGTTGACAGGATCGGGCTTGCAACCAATGTCTCTGGTGTTCTCAAAGACGGCAGTGTAATAGAGACAATAGACTCAGAGTCAATTGCAGATCTGACATTCAATGATTCAGGAAATACCGATGTGACTGGTGGGATGAAAGGTAAAATAGAAGAACTTCTTCTGCTTTCTGAAGCCGGGATAACTTCCAGTATATTCCATATAGATCGCCTCGGTGATTTCCTGGACGGGCGCAGCCATGGCGGAACTGTGGTGACCAAAAGCCGTTAG
- a CDS encoding deoxyhypusine synthase, with product MKRATSVSPSGSVAGLIEGMGKTGFQGRKLGESLEVWKKMIDDPDCIILLGLSGAMIPAGMQKCVIELIKNRYIDGIVSTGANMFHDTCEHLGVRHYMGHHNADDCELFSKGIDRIYDVFAYDDQFRGIESEIASFIEEISPFNASSRVLMEKLGVWLGGKNPAGESVLNECAKAKIPVFIPALCDSSVGIAALMARRRGIEISVDQIADVDEITTVIENSVRTGVIYVGGGVPKNFIQQTHVIAGIHERNTDGHQYAIQYTTDAPHWGGLSGCTFEEAISWGKEAPDSFRVQCFADATIALPLIVSALTERKPLRAGIPDMKSFFE from the coding sequence ATGAAAAGAGCAACGTCAGTATCACCGTCCGGAAGTGTTGCCGGACTGATCGAAGGGATGGGAAAAACCGGTTTTCAGGGCAGAAAACTGGGGGAATCACTTGAAGTCTGGAAGAAAATGATAGATGATCCGGACTGCATCATCCTTCTTGGACTATCAGGTGCAATGATCCCTGCGGGAATGCAGAAATGCGTCATAGAACTTATTAAAAACCGATATATTGATGGTATTGTCTCAACCGGGGCGAATATGTTTCATGATACCTGTGAACACCTGGGTGTGCGCCACTATATGGGCCACCACAATGCTGATGACTGTGAACTCTTTTCAAAGGGTATTGATCGTATCTACGATGTCTTTGCATATGATGACCAGTTCCGTGGTATTGAATCTGAAATAGCTTCTTTTATTGAAGAGATCTCTCCATTCAATGCCTCGTCCCGTGTTCTGATGGAGAAACTGGGTGTCTGGCTTGGAGGTAAGAACCCTGCCGGAGAGTCTGTGTTAAATGAATGTGCAAAAGCTAAAATTCCGGTATTCATTCCGGCCCTCTGTGATTCATCAGTCGGGATAGCTGCTCTGATGGCGAGGAGAAGGGGCATTGAGATATCGGTCGATCAGATCGCTGATGTTGATGAGATAACCACAGTCATCGAAAATTCGGTTCGCACAGGGGTGATATATGTCGGCGGAGGTGTCCCGAAGAATTTTATTCAGCAGACCCATGTCATTGCAGGAATACATGAGAGAAATACCGACGGCCACCAGTATGCCATCCAGTACACAACAGATGCGCCGCACTGGGGCGGACTTTCGGGCTGCACATTTGAAGAGGCCATCAGCTGGGGCAAGGAAGCGCCGGACTCATTCCGCGTCCAGTGTTTTGCCGATGCCACAATCGCGCTCCCGCTCATTGTCTCGGCACTTACTGAGAGAAAACCTCTCCGGGCCGGTATTCCGGATATGAAATCCTTCTTTGAGTAG
- a CDS encoding 30S ribosomal protein S11 — translation MAEDSKEKWGVAHIFASFNNTVITVTDLSGAETVTKSSGGMVVKQARNESSPYAAMQMAINVANAAKDKGIVGVHVKVRAPGRGKQRSPGPGAQAAIRALARAGMRIGRIEDVTPVPHDSIRAKGGRRGRRV, via the coding sequence ATGGCAGAAGATTCAAAAGAGAAATGGGGCGTAGCTCATATTTTTGCTTCGTTTAACAATACAGTTATTACAGTTACAGATCTTTCCGGTGCAGAAACCGTCACCAAATCAAGTGGTGGAATGGTTGTAAAGCAGGCACGTAATGAAAGCTCTCCCTATGCGGCAATGCAGATGGCAATCAATGTTGCAAATGCAGCAAAGGACAAGGGTATTGTCGGTGTCCATGTAAAGGTGCGTGCACCTGGACGTGGCAAACAGCGCAGTCCCGGTCCCGGAGCACAGGCAGCAATCCGTGCTCTTGCACGTGCCGGAATGAGAATCGGCCGTATTGAGGATGTAACACCTGTTCCACACGACAGCATTCGTGCTAAAGGTGGAAGAAGGGGCAGGAGAGTCTGA
- a CDS encoding DNA-directed RNA polymerase subunit K has protein sequence METYTRYERARIVGARSLQISMGAPLLVKTDRIDPLEIALEEYETGVIPITVKRK, from the coding sequence ATGGAAACATACACCAGATATGAGAGAGCCAGAATTGTAGGTGCACGCTCTCTTCAGATATCAATGGGCGCACCTCTTCTGGTTAAGACAGACAGGATTGATCCGCTTGAGATCGCTCTTGAGGAGTATGAAACAGGTGTCATTCCCATTACCGTAAAGAGAAAATAG
- the rpsB gene encoding 30S ribosomal protein S2, producing MNSNEIEIELKESLVPVEEYLAAGVHIGTQQKSQDMKKFIYRVRGDGLYILDIQQTDERIKVAAEFIAKFDPAKVLVVTSRQYGQYPARKFAEAVGGVSKVGRFIPGLLTNQSIREYIEPDVVIVTDPIGDLQVINEAVQCGVPIVALCDTNNITKYIDLVIPTNNKGRKALSLVYYLLAKEVMSKRGIATSLTPEDFEAEL from the coding sequence TTGAATTCAAATGAAATAGAGATTGAACTGAAAGAATCACTTGTACCTGTAGAAGAATATCTGGCTGCCGGAGTTCATATCGGAACTCAGCAGAAGAGCCAGGATATGAAAAAGTTCATTTACCGCGTAAGGGGAGACGGACTTTACATCCTTGACATTCAGCAGACAGATGAGCGCATTAAAGTCGCAGCAGAATTTATTGCTAAATTTGATCCTGCAAAGGTGCTTGTTGTCACATCACGCCAGTACGGCCAGTATCCTGCAAGAAAGTTTGCAGAGGCTGTCGGCGGTGTTTCAAAGGTCGGAAGGTTTATTCCGGGACTTTTAACCAATCAGAGCATCAGGGAATACATCGAACCTGATGTTGTAATAGTAACAGATCCAATCGGAGATCTTCAGGTAATAAACGAGGCTGTCCAGTGTGGCGTGCCTATTGTTGCACTCTGTGATACAAACAATATTACCAAGTACATTGATCTTGTAATCCCGACAAACAACAAGGGAAGAAAGGCCCTCAGTCTTGTCTATTACCTCCTTGCAAAGGAAGTAATGAGCAAACGCGGCATTGCAACTTCACTTACACCTGAAGATTTTGAAGCAGAGTTATAA
- a CDS encoding 30S ribosomal protein S9, protein MSKIINTSGKKKTAIARATFKEGKGRIRINSIPLEIYSTEIARMKISEPILLFPGSTDDVDVTIDVSGGGYMGQAEAVRTAIARGIVNWHNDPRIKDAYLVYDRTLLVNDSRQKEAKKPHGRGARKKFQKSYR, encoded by the coding sequence ATGTCTAAGATTATTAACACAAGCGGAAAAAAGAAGACTGCAATTGCAAGGGCTACCTTTAAGGAAGGGAAAGGAAGAATCAGAATTAATTCCATCCCCCTTGAAATCTACAGCACTGAAATTGCACGTATGAAAATTTCAGAGCCAATCCTTCTCTTCCCCGGTTCAACAGATGATGTTGATGTAACTATTGATGTTTCAGGCGGGGGCTACATGGGCCAGGCTGAAGCTGTAAGGACGGCAATTGCACGTGGAATTGTAAACTGGCACAATGATCCAAGGATTAAGGATGCATATCTTGTATATGACAGAACACTCCTTGTCAATGACTCACGCCAGAAAGAAGCCAAAAAGCCGCACGGCCGTGGTGCAAGGAAGAAATTCCAGAAGTCTTATCGTTAG
- the fni gene encoding type 2 isopentenyl-diphosphate Delta-isomerase → MDKSGYTSSRKREHLEICCEKPVESGFSGFEDIRLVHNALPECDMDKIDRGTEFLGYSLSSPLFIAAMTGGHSDTAEVNARFAEAAEHFNIGMGVGSQRAALENPELEDSFTIVRESAPHAFLCGNLGAVQLADKGPEWADRAVEMIDAQALCIHLNPLQEAIQPEGDHDSGGCLQAVRDLCLSSKYPVIVKETGCGISGESAKLLCDAGVSAIDTGGLGGTSWAAVEALRAEKLLARMGDDFNNWGIPTAVSLMEVADCGVPVIATGGLKSGIDIAKSVALGAALGGMALKLLKPAMKSREALFEEIELINRELTVAMYLTGSENLAELSEVRTYITGKTAQMKIYGDE, encoded by the coding sequence ATAGATAAATCCGGATATACGTCCTCAAGGAAGAGGGAGCATCTTGAGATATGCTGTGAAAAACCGGTTGAATCAGGTTTTTCAGGTTTTGAGGACATAAGGCTTGTTCATAATGCACTCCCTGAGTGTGATATGGATAAGATTGACAGAGGCACTGAATTTCTTGGTTATAGTCTTTCATCGCCGCTGTTTATTGCCGCAATGACTGGCGGGCATAGTGATACCGCTGAGGTGAACGCAAGGTTTGCAGAGGCGGCAGAGCATTTTAATATTGGCATGGGTGTCGGTTCTCAGCGTGCTGCGCTTGAAAACCCGGAACTTGAGGACAGTTTTACAATAGTCCGTGAGAGTGCACCCCATGCATTTTTATGCGGGAATCTTGGTGCAGTTCAGCTTGCAGACAAAGGCCCTGAGTGGGCAGATCGTGCTGTGGAGATGATTGATGCACAGGCTTTATGTATTCACTTAAATCCGCTTCAGGAGGCAATTCAGCCAGAGGGTGATCATGATTCCGGCGGATGCCTTCAGGCTGTCAGGGATCTCTGCCTGTCTTCTAAATATCCTGTCATCGTTAAGGAGACAGGATGTGGAATATCAGGTGAGTCTGCAAAACTGCTCTGTGACGCAGGAGTCTCTGCCATAGATACCGGAGGACTTGGAGGCACATCGTGGGCAGCTGTTGAAGCGCTCAGGGCTGAGAAACTTCTGGCCCGTATGGGTGATGACTTTAATAACTGGGGCATTCCGACTGCAGTCTCCTTAATGGAAGTTGCGGACTGTGGTGTGCCTGTTATAGCAACCGGAGGTTTAAAGTCCGGAATAGATATTGCAAAATCAGTTGCACTGGGGGCAGCACTCGGCGGCATGGCGTTAAAGCTTTTAAAACCGGCCATGAAATCGCGTGAGGCGCTCTTTGAAGAGATTGAACTTATAAACCGTGAACTTACCGTTGCCATGTACCTGACCGGCTCAGAAAATTTAGCTGAACTGTCAGAGGTCAGGACTTATATTACGGGAAAGACGGCTCAGATGAAAATATATGGAGATGAATAA
- a CDS encoding 30S ribosomal protein S13, producing the protein MEEQEINYFVRIENADLDGTKSVQIALTGLPGIGMHTSAVISDMAGADPRATLGLLDEEIVGRIRNVVTDYQNLVPVWMLNRQKDVYTGEAKQLLGSDLSLTLEDDINRMRKIRCYRGIRHETGQKVRGQRTKSSGRRGSTVGVSRKKK; encoded by the coding sequence ATGGAAGAACAAGAGATTAATTACTTTGTAAGGATTGAAAATGCCGATCTTGACGGAACAAAATCCGTTCAGATTGCACTTACCGGCCTTCCGGGAATCGGCATGCACACATCTGCTGTAATTTCAGATATGGCAGGTGCGGATCCGCGTGCAACCCTTGGTCTTCTCGATGAGGAGATTGTGGGCCGCATTCGCAATGTGGTGACAGATTATCAGAATCTTGTTCCTGTATGGATGCTCAACCGTCAGAAGGATGTCTATACCGGAGAGGCAAAACAGCTTCTCGGTTCAGATCTCAGCCTGACTCTTGAGGATGACATCAACAGGATGCGCAAGATTCGCTGTTACCGTGGTATCCGTCACGAGACCGGTCAGAAAGTACGCGGACAGCGCACCAAGTCCTCAGGAAGAAGAGGATCGACTGTCGGTGTCAGCAGGAAGAAGAAATAA
- a CDS encoding 50S ribosomal protein L18e: MKIATKTNPRYSALVATLKDASRTNDAGVWREIAKRLEAPSRNHAEVNLNKISRYAREGETVIVPGKVLGSGVLSSGVTVAALNFSESAIDKIKNANGTCMTIEDLVKSNPEGKSVRILR, from the coding sequence ATGAAGATAGCTACTAAGACAAATCCGCGCTACTCTGCCCTGGTTGCAACTCTAAAGGATGCATCAAGGACCAATGATGCAGGTGTATGGCGTGAGATTGCAAAAAGGCTGGAGGCTCCCTCCAGAAACCACGCTGAAGTTAATCTGAATAAAATCAGCAGATACGCACGCGAAGGCGAAACTGTAATAGTTCCCGGCAAGGTCCTTGGAAGCGGTGTGCTTTCATCAGGAGTTACTGTTGCGGCACTAAACTTCAGCGAATCAGCCATTGACAAGATTAAAAATGCCAATGGCACCTGCATGACCATAGAAGACCTCGTAAAGTCAAACCCCGAGGGTAAAAGCGTAAGGATTCTGAGGTGA
- the amrB gene encoding AmmeMemoRadiSam system protein B, translated as MELRRSTLAGSFYPAESSVLRKQLKSFFANIPDKSLSALPEPFGVVSPHAGIIFSGQTSAYAFSAIPKEFTGTFVVIGPSHTGYPDCVSSENWETPLGTLKNDNDFIKNLDIPVDNYAHRKKENSLEVQMQFIKYRFPDCKIVPILMGSQTRRNSLSVAEKVFRAVELSESPVKIIASSDFSHYIPDKEARMLDNYAIDALLNLDTAEFYQRIIDEGISACGYGPITVMAEVSKRLGAKRAIKLHYSTSGDINGDRSQVVGYASLAVV; from the coding sequence ATGGAATTACGCAGGAGCACTCTTGCCGGCAGTTTTTATCCGGCGGAATCTTCTGTTCTGAGAAAACAACTGAAATCTTTTTTTGCAAATATTCCTGATAAATCACTTTCCGCACTTCCCGAACCCTTCGGCGTTGTATCACCGCACGCAGGAATTATATTCTCCGGACAGACATCAGCATACGCCTTTTCAGCAATCCCCAAAGAATTTACGGGTACTTTTGTTGTTATAGGGCCGAGCCATACCGGTTATCCTGACTGTGTATCCTCTGAAAACTGGGAGACACCTCTTGGGACACTTAAAAATGACAACGATTTCATAAAAAATCTTGACATTCCGGTGGACAATTACGCACACAGGAAGAAGGAGAATTCTCTTGAGGTCCAGATGCAGTTCATCAAGTACCGTTTTCCGGACTGCAAAATTGTGCCAATCCTTATGGGCAGTCAGACACGCAGGAATTCACTGTCTGTTGCAGAGAAGGTTTTCAGAGCTGTTGAGTTGTCAGAAAGTCCTGTGAAAATAATCGCTTCGTCGGATTTTTCCCATTATATCCCTGATAAGGAGGCCAGAATGCTTGACAACTATGCCATTGATGCACTCTTAAATCTTGATACTGCTGAATTTTATCAGAGAATTATTGATGAAGGCATCTCGGCATGCGGTTATGGCCCGATTACGGTTATGGCTGAGGTTTCAAAGAGGCTTGGTGCAAAGAGAGCAATTAAGCTTCATTACAGTACAAGCGGCGATATTAACGGCGATCGCAGTCAGGTCGTAGGTTATGCTTCATTAGCGGTGGTTTAA
- a CDS encoding 30S ribosomal protein S4, which yields MVYPGKNHKQYETPKRRFEKSRIDDENRLVIEFGLRNKRELWKAQSTLRRYRRAARDLLALKSSVTDEALIARKEDELLGHLAKYGLLPEGAGIGDVLAMKTENELERRLQTVVYRKGLARSPKQARQMITHGHVAVNGRKVTIPGCRIRKSEESEVVYYGNSPFTGEAHPERGRIMSGGRQ from the coding sequence ATGGTATATCCTGGTAAAAATCACAAGCAGTATGAAACACCAAAGAGGCGCTTTGAGAAGAGCCGTATTGATGATGAGAACCGTCTTGTCATTGAATTCGGTCTCAGAAACAAGCGTGAACTCTGGAAAGCCCAGAGTACATTAAGGCGCTACCGCCGTGCAGCCCGTGACCTTCTTGCTCTTAAATCAAGTGTGACTGATGAAGCACTTATTGCAAGAAAGGAAGATGAGCTTCTTGGCCATCTTGCAAAATACGGCCTTCTTCCTGAAGGAGCAGGTATCGGCGATGTGCTGGCAATGAAGACCGAAAATGAACTTGAACGCCGTCTTCAGACTGTCGTGTACAGAAAAGGTCTTGCACGCTCGCCTAAACAGGCACGTCAGATGATCACACACGGTCATGTGGCTGTTAACGGGAGAAAAGTTACAATTCCGGGATGCAGAATCAGGAAATCAGAGGAGTCCGAAGTAGTTTATTACGGCAACTCTCCATTCACTGGTGAAGCACACCCTGAGCGCGGTCGCATCATGTCCGGAGGCAGACAGTAA
- a CDS encoding DNA-directed RNA polymerase subunit N produces the protein MIPVRCFTCGRVVSVYYEEFKKRRDAGEEIRDILDDLGLERYCCRRMLLTHKEIIDDLNPYQ, from the coding sequence ATGATTCCGGTCCGGTGCTTTACATGCGGAAGAGTAGTTTCCGTTTACTATGAAGAGTTTAAGAAAAGAAGAGATGCCGGTGAGGAGATCAGGGATATCCTTGATGATCTGGGGCTTGAGCGCTACTGTTGCAGGAGGATGCTGCTCACCCATAAAGAGATCATTGATGATCTCAACCCTTACCAATAA
- a CDS encoding DNA-directed RNA polymerase subunit D: MEITFSRLDENAAKFILKGTTFAFANSFRRAMITDVPTLAIEDVFLYDNNSALFDEILTHRLGLIPITTDLSEYVRRDECSCEGAGCSQCQAVFTLSVEGPGIVMSGDLVPQNPRAVPVSPDIPIVKLDEDQKVVLEARAELNTGMEHAKWQPTLACGYKAYPVIEVSDHCDGCGKCIEQCPRSVLKAGSKAVSVIDSRLEDCSMCRLCEKACMASDIGDEPAIRVNPHDSKYIFVVESDGSMPVKEIMTRALDIIGNKSRGLVDVLSDISGAI, encoded by the coding sequence ATGGAAATCACATTCAGCAGGCTTGATGAGAATGCTGCAAAATTTATTCTGAAAGGTACTACATTTGCTTTTGCAAATTCCTTCAGAAGGGCAATGATCACAGATGTGCCTACACTTGCAATCGAAGATGTGTTTCTGTATGACAACAACAGTGCACTCTTCGATGAAATTCTCACTCACCGCCTTGGCCTGATTCCGATTACAACAGACCTTTCAGAATATGTCAGAAGAGACGAGTGCTCCTGCGAAGGCGCAGGATGCTCACAGTGCCAGGCAGTATTTACCCTGAGTGTTGAAGGTCCGGGAATTGTAATGTCCGGAGATTTGGTTCCCCAGAATCCGCGTGCAGTCCCTGTCAGCCCCGACATTCCTATTGTAAAACTGGACGAAGATCAGAAGGTTGTCCTTGAAGCAAGGGCAGAACTGAATACCGGTATGGAACATGCAAAGTGGCAGCCGACACTTGCATGTGGATATAAGGCATATCCTGTCATTGAAGTGAGCGATCACTGTGACGGGTGCGGGAAATGCATAGAGCAGTGCCCGAGAAGTGTCCTTAAAGCCGGTAGTAAGGCAGTGTCAGTCATTGACAGCAGACTGGAAGACTGTTCCATGTGCAGGCTTTGTGAAAAGGCCTGTATGGCAAGTGATATCGGAGACGAGCCGGCGATACGTGTTAATCCCCATGACAGCAAATATATATTTGTAGTTGAAAGTGACGGTTCAATGCCTGTAAAGGAAATTATGACCCGTGCACTGGATATAATCGGGAATAAATCACGTGGCCTGGTGGATGTATTAAGCGACATTTCAGGAGCGATCTAA
- a CDS encoding 50S ribosomal protein L13: protein MVTVIDAAGLRLGRLASTVAKRSLQGEEFAIINAESAVISGAKARVLADYDQKRKRGSREGGPFYPRRPDHIVKRTIRGMVPYKRERGIEALARIKVYVGVPEEFADIEAETIESAHIDGLSTPKYVAVGTISSILGAKF from the coding sequence ATGGTTACAGTAATCGATGCAGCCGGTCTGCGCCTTGGAAGACTTGCAAGCACTGTTGCAAAACGTTCACTTCAGGGTGAGGAATTTGCAATAATCAATGCAGAATCTGCAGTTATTTCCGGCGCAAAAGCCCGTGTTCTTGCAGACTATGATCAGAAGAGGAAGCGTGGTTCCAGAGAAGGCGGACCATTCTATCCAAGAAGGCCTGATCATATCGTAAAACGCACCATCAGAGGTATGGTACCTTATAAAAGAGAGCGTGGTATTGAGGCATTAGCCCGTATCAAGGTCTATGTTGGTGTGCCTGAAGAGTTTGCAGACATAGAAGCCGAAACTATTGAATCTGCCCACATTGATGGTCTTTCAACACCAAAATATGTGGCTGTCGGAACAATAAGCAGTATTCTTGGAGCAAAGTTCTAA
- the mvk gene encoding mevalonate kinase gives MATCSAPGKVFLFGEHAVVFGKPGIAMGIKPRVFVTVRRGKNPPRVNSPYIENCFDLTGVNGSAYIHSQLPSSSGLGSSAAVTVATLSAINEEYNLGMDRSHIASTAFKIEKKVQRGRASPTDTFVSTYGGLVLVKDNKRRILPPENLNLVIGNTMVSHKTAELVAMVGEFRRNNPYVVDPILDAIEAVTIRSLHNFHNQKTLGRYMDVNHALLEALGVGHPMLTRLVTAARTSGAYGAKMTGAGGGGCMIALCPKRSKNRIAKAIEAAEGRAIITSIDTDGVRTENDS, from the coding sequence ATGGCTACCTGCAGCGCACCCGGCAAGGTATTTCTTTTTGGTGAACATGCAGTAGTCTTTGGTAAACCCGGCATTGCGATGGGTATTAAACCCAGAGTCTTTGTTACGGTCAGAAGGGGCAAAAACCCTCCCAGGGTAAATTCTCCCTATATTGAGAACTGTTTTGATCTCACCGGAGTTAACGGGAGTGCTTATATACATTCGCAGCTGCCGTCATCTTCAGGACTTGGATCATCTGCTGCTGTTACTGTTGCGACACTTTCAGCAATTAATGAGGAGTATAACCTTGGCATGGACAGGTCACATATTGCCTCAACTGCCTTTAAGATAGAGAAGAAGGTACAGCGCGGGAGAGCCAGTCCCACTGATACCTTTGTCTCCACATATGGCGGCCTTGTTCTGGTGAAGGACAATAAAAGGAGAATCCTTCCGCCTGAAAACCTCAATCTTGTCATCGGCAACACCATGGTGTCCCATAAGACAGCTGAACTTGTTGCTATGGTTGGTGAATTCAGGCGGAACAATCCGTATGTGGTTGATCCAATACTTGATGCCATTGAGGCGGTCACTATCAGATCACTGCATAATTTCCATAACCAGAAGACTCTTGGGCGTTATATGGATGTCAATCATGCTCTCCTTGAGGCACTCGGAGTCGGCCATCCAATGCTCACCCGCCTTGTGACTGCCGCACGTACATCGGGCGCATATGGCGCAAAGATGACCGGTGCCGGAGGTGGCGGTTGCATGATTGCACTCTGTCCAAAGAGATCAAAGAACCGTATTGCAAAGGCGATAGAGGCGGCAGAAGGCAGGGCGATAATTACGTCAATAGATACAGACGGAGTGAGGACAGAGAATGACAGTTAG